The sequence CTCTCATaaacttattaacaaaaaaaagaaattaaaccgacttcgaaaaaacgcaccaaaaagtgtaaaataatttccatttaatttatgtgaatacaatatacaatcttttcgggggtggttgcaaaattgaaaattttccaaacgaCAGatattgctgattatgatttcgttGGAATATGgcggacttggaaatcagtaggtgggaagagaagcatgtagaagaatttaaggagtttcgtaatttccagtgtcgaaaattttcaattttgcgccgcctccgaaaagattgtattgtatttaagttcgtgtgtattcacataaattaaatggaaattatttcatactttttagtgcgttttttcaaagtcggtgtttaatttttttttttattttacactttttatcaagggaccaatcggaagATTTACCCTacactgattggtccatccacctggagtaatcggtgaacatacatgaagTGTAGGATCAAAGATATCTCTCTTATGAATATTCAAAAATCTCCGCCTGAGATTTACAAAAACGTCtttctctgtcagccgtcacatcccaaatcgtaatttataaatatctgaaagctgcattcgataacggtaacgactgttcctaatatctaacattcagcggagttcacaacggcatCACCGCCCCAcactttcgcaaataaaatcgaaaggaataaagaaatgcaaaatttctttttcacggtaccaccccggggacatactctacaagatgcaaaaggtttcgttccgattggtccatccatctcggcgtaatcgatgaacatacatagaaaaaaagcgaaaaaaaggcacatacagatcgaattgagtaacctcctcctttttcgaagtcggttaaatagAAAAGTAACGAAAAATATCCCGgggccccacgcggccgcttAGTCCGTACCGTTAAACCCGCCACTGCAACTGATTCAGACAATCTTTATCGTGTATACCCACAGTCTAGTCACGACAATTGAAAGAAAATTGTCTTAAATAAAAGCGGACAGCTTCCAGAAGAAGAGGAGAAGTTCCTCGAACCGGAAGTCGTTGTGGATGTAGAACGAGCGTCGTTCGGTGTCTAGGAAGAAAAAGAACGGGCACGTGGACAGAACGGTTGGCGATCTATGTGGCCGTGTTCTGCGGGGGATagtaaaagaagaagaagcagagaaaaaggaaaaaaggaataaaaaaaaacgagGAGTTGTGGAAACCGCAGGTGGGGGTGGCGCGGTGGCTGGCTTGGGGAACGGACGCAAGTAGGAGGACGAGGGCTTTTGCCCGGAACGGAATAGTCGCCGGGTGGGAGATAGATATAAGGCGATCGTCCCGGAATAACGACTATCAGTGTGTACCGCGCGGCGTTTTCGCATATACCAGTGAAACGGGACACCCCTCGAAGTCGAGCAACGATGTTGAAGGTACGAATCGTCGGGGGTGGCGGGGAGGACACGTGGTGTGCGCGAGCGCGCGATTTTCATCCCCTTCCTCGGAGGACACCGAAGTTGCGGTTTTTGCTGTGCTCCGGGCAGATTCCTCGTCGATGGAGAGAGATTTTTCAGAACTTTCCCTAATCACAGCCCCGGTTATCGAGCTATTGTCAATCGTTCGCGAGGTTTTTCGTCGAGGAACTTTTTTACTGGGGAGAGTGGAATTTTCGACGGGGTTAACTTAGGTCTTTCGGAGTTAACTTACCCCTGAGCAAAAGTAGTCGAATAGTCGTCTTAACAAAATTTGTTGACATTGTTTactggaaaatatatttttcaacgagGATTCCATGAACATATCGTTAGAATTGTTATCGAAGAAACTAGGCTGAAGATGTGATTTTTGGTCTACCGTTCTGATCTGTTTTTCTGCTTCGATCACTGATAATTGGCTCTTCGGAGTCGTTTCAATGCCTGACCAAATTAATTTCGCAGATTTATATTATCGTGTTCTCGAGGATCAGGGTCGCCGATAGAGGTTCCATCTGAATGACAATTTACGGAGTCTGGTAGCTCGGGAATAACATTTTGGCTTGATTCTTGAGACAAGCTTCTTATTATATGTAGAAAGTAATGTAGGAAGGTGTAGTTTCCAATGCTAATGATTaaagtgcggatctttatgcaaaataaaaaatgttcacatTGATTGtagaacacaggagccaaataaaaattgtattcttcttttaatcatcctgctaagctgaaattaatacattgatgtccttaaatatttttaagatgtccactattttaaattgtacttgccaatttttatcataaatgcataaaatccgcaatctactaatgATATTTGCCAACAAACCACAAAATTGGATAGTCTCCAAAGATACTCAAAGTCTAACAATAGAGTACTAATGAATCACATCGTTCTAAAAATGTTGGTATCTCCTAGATTGAGATTAAACAGTCggtttgtttaaacaaaaaaaaaaaggttgtgTTCGAAGACAAAGAGGCGGTTTAATTAGACAGAACGAAGGAACAACGAACCCAGGGAAAGATCTGTTCCCAGCGATGCTAAGAAGCACCGGAAACTCGTTTTGCCGGATAGACGATAGATTCTATACGAGATAGGAGCTATACTCGCAGACGATACCcggcgtttcgtttcgtttgcgGTTTATCGCTTGGCATCCACACAACGCGGGTAAATTGATGGCGGGCTATGACCACTTCCGCGGATTCGTATTAGTTTACGGGGCAAGGTCGAGAAAGTGAAAAGGGACACTTTTATTGGAAGACGACACAACCAGTAACACGAGAAACTTTCTCGACGCGTGCGGCGACTTTCCTCGCTTTCCGTTCGTCGAACTCTTCCCGAGGTTGCCAAAAAATGTTTCTGTTATATTGGCACGTGAGTGGACTTAGCTCTCTGATGGAAACCATGTAGTGCCCTATACTTATCTCGTAATCGTTGGAACATCAGCTTCGATCACTTTCCGAAGCAATTACAGAAATTAAGACAGCTCAAGTAAAATCTTTTAACCTGAATGGAATTTAAtgacacattaaaaaaaaatctgaatCGAATCTCGGTTCCCACAGTCCGAAATTGCACCGGAATTAGTACGAACAAAGATCTAGATAAGCAGCATCCAGGTTACATTTCAATTAAGATGCTATGAAGATAACTTAATCGTGTTACGGTTCGAGATGAGAAGATTCATCTGTGGAATATGGAAATGCTAAACGCGTCACAGCTCGCGGTATATCTGCGTTCATTCAGGGATGGCTGTGAGCTGAAATACTAACTATACTTAAAGCTTGATCACTGGATCATTTGTCTTAACAGTTTTCACATTTTCCCGGAAAGCTTCCGTTAATGCATATACCATATCATTTCGCTCGTAAACCATCGAGCACCTTTATTATTAAAGAAGTTGCGTTTATATTGCTTGTACTAGCCGGTGAAATGATCTCGCCATAATCTCGTTTGCGTTATGGCTCTTTCATGCTTCTGATATACTGCCACCTCGTGGACGACGTTCTCGAGAAAAGGATCTCGTGATTCGATAAGAAAAATCTCGGTTAACAGGATATCGATCCTTGAAGAGGCTCGAACATGTTACTTCTAGCTTTATTAGTCTCCGAGGATCGATTTTAATATACTTCTCtgagaaacaatattttgcaaattaattaatgaaattcCAGGTACTGTGCTTGATGTGTGCAACGCTCGCGTATAGCAGCGGCGTGGTTCTGAGCGGCTACAACGGAGGCCATGGGATCTCATATACTGATTACGAGGCTCTCGAAGGATACGCAGCAGGATCCGCTGACTACGAAGGACACGCGGTACTGCCGACGGTGGCGGTCCCGGTGCACGCGGTCTCCGCTGCACCGGTGCACGTCAGTGCACCGCTCGATCACGTTGCCGCCGCTCACGCTTATGAACACCACGTCGATCATGAGCACGATTACTACGTGAGTATCCGACAACATTAATCATCCTCCTCGCAACCTCTTCGGGAATAGTGTCACACGCGTGCATGTTTAATCTCGACTGCATGTTGCACCGTGATAGTCGCTTATGCTGACGTTTAACTCTGCTAATAGTCAGTCAGAAATGTCGATAGTCTATCTTATTTGATTCAAGTAGATTCTTGTGAAATGGCTTTAACAATGGGTGTAACAAGAGCAATATCAATCAATTCAAAGGATACAGACGATTTCTTGTTATCGAAGGACCTATATTATCAGATAAAACTGGTACTTGCTAATTTTCTAATGTAGAGAAcattatattttctatatgttttaattgtttaaatttAAGCTTCTGTATATAATCGTCCCACAATGTCT is a genomic window of Lasioglossum baleicum chromosome 14, iyLasBale1, whole genome shotgun sequence containing:
- the Cpr6 gene encoding cuticular protein 6, giving the protein MLKVLCLMCATLAYSSGVVLSGYNGGHGISYTDYEALEGYAAGSADYEGHAVLPTVAVPVHAVSAAPVHVSAPLDHVAAAHAYEHHVDHEHDYYAHPKYTFNYGVHDPHTGDVKTQHEVRDGDVVHGSYSVNEPDGSVRIVEYTADDHNGFNAVVKKVGPAVHPKPIPVAKYVSPAYFNSYDEYDKHY